The genomic interval ccaaaaatcacatataggaaacataaaagtaatccatatggctccagtgattaaatccatgtcttctgaagcaatataataggtgtgggtgagaactgaacagtatttaaatcctttttacactaaatcttcactttcactttcactttcagatgtgaaagtgaaactaaacaggcaccatgtgtgactttcagatgtaaaagtgaaagtggagatttggagtaaaaaaaggtcttacatttttatctgtttctcacccacacctatcatatcacttctgaagatatggattaaaccactggagtcttatggattacttctgtgattcctttatgtgatttttggaagtacaaatgtctgatcaccattcacttgcattgtatggacctagagagctgagatattcttctaaaaatcttcatttgtattctgcagaagaaagaaagtcatacatatctgggatggcatgagggtgagtaaatgattcaagaattaaaatttttgggtgaactatctctataTGTATCCCTATATGTATCCCTATCCCTATATAGGGCTTTTAGCGCCACATAATGGATATTTCACCTCGGAAATGCTGCGATACCTGTAATGAACCATGCAATATCATTTTGCTAAAATTTCGCCACAGTTATGTcatattcatgagatcaggctgacattCCCCCCTCAAATtttgattactgtaatgcagaagcatttacttttttacttgttttactTTTCAGTTAGTTTGTAATGctcattattctttttttaaatgtatttattttattacatgatgtttttttatttaaatcagcatactgtaaattaaagcactacaacaaatagcaggatttaaaaaaatactttatcatttaattaataaaaaagtcACAAAATTGTAATGAACCTTAAAAACAGGCTTTATTTCCTGAAACAAAATAtgtcttatttcttttttttaaattcagttttcgtAAGAGTCATCCCGTCGCATCCTTCTTTCTTCTTGTTCTCTTGTTCTTTCTTGTTCTTGTACATACAAAGATGAAACAAGCATGTACACAAACTAACACTGGCTCACCCATCCAGACCTCTCCAAACTGTCCAGCCCCAAGTTTCTTTATCATACGCAGCGCGTCTTTTCTGATCTCCCAGGCGTCCTGATCCCACGAGGTGGCGACTTGAGGCTTTACACATGCTTTATCCAAACGTCTACAAAGGCCGTCAGCATTCTCTGCAGAGACACAAACATCCATCCATGTATAAATACAACAAACACAGTTTTTCCTCTTAGTATAACATCGGCAGGTTTGCAATGGTGCAATGATGTAAGTGAAATCAAAAGCTTAGTTTACTCTGGTAGTGTTTGATGAGATCTTCTAAATTTCTGAAGGTGATTCGAGGAGAAATGTAGAATCCTCCATTATCAAGTCTGCGGATCTTATAGTGCTTGATCTGATCTGAACCATCAGGACTCGTGTCTCTCACTGACATGGAGAAATTTTCTGAAACATACAACCGACAGGACATATTTGACTACTATCAGATGTTACATAACAATAGACTTTTTTTCAGTGGTTTGGGAAAGAAAATGTTGGTGTTTGTATTTGAATATGGCAAACCTGGAGTCGTCTCACTCTCCCGAATGAGGAAGGCTCCTGCTTTGTTTGAGGGGGCCAGCAGTTGTCTTTCAGCATCCCTTCTGCTAATGTTCTTAAAAAACCATCTACACAATCAAAAGAAATGCAAAAcattgagtttgtgtgtgtttgtgttatgtcAATGTGAAGGTATTTTTGGGCGTTTATTCAGCTTTGGGTGCTTTTGTGTCCCAGGGGCTGATTCTTATTAAAAcgaacagattattattatttactttttcatgtatttttgttacatgaaggtcacattaaaagaAAACTACCAGgtcttcattatttatttttggtacttttcaaatgcctttcatGCATTTCACTGTTTTAGCCTTGGCCCacacccagactttcaatattcatttatgaaaatccattataaaactacaaataATTGCATGTTTGAAACTATGATATTCTAAACAAAGAGTAAAGTAAACTTAAACCGTTTGAATATTTAATGTGTGAAAAGGATTTTAGCATTTCCTAACATACTGCAGTTTtgccaaataatgcaaaaaatgtgaaattattatGGCAGATTCTATTTGCAGCCTGGTGCATATAGTGACAggtattatttgcaccccaaccctggtggaaataatggtagatactaattgcaccctgatGCACAGtgtcagatgctatttacacccagtAAAAATAGTGGAAAAACATTATAACAAGACTTTATTTTCTAGAAGTCCAccgtgctaaaagtgcccaaagttgaagaatcACCCAAGTTTGACATTTAAGTCTATTACGTATGTGTCTATTTAAGTAATTTATATTAAGTCTCACTCATTTGTGTCCATGCTGCCAGCTGATCCGACATAGTTTGAAGGTATAAGACCCTCACGTCCTGAGGACAAAGATTTGGCTGTCCACCAATCACCATccctaaaaaagaaataaaataatgagaaaatgtcTAAGAgaaatgttctctctctcttttttttttttttttttttaggcattagGAGTGTATTTCATATTAAGTGTATTGCATGCAGTTATTCTAATGATCATTTCCACAATAGAACCAACTTTCTTTCAAAAGTTAAACAATAAAAGCTTTCACGGCAATGCTATCAAGGCTTGCATTAACTTGTtgcttttttgccctttttttactttttatatagcAGAcctgcaaggaaaaaaaaaaaaaaccgcaaTCACCAAATGTAGAATGAAGCTTCAATGTATTAAAACAAGGCTGTAAAAAATATCCATACAATTATTAACTGAAAAAGAATACGTTTCAAGAAGTCCCTGTGTAACCcatcacatttaattatatttatgggaatagttatgtttatttttatttttaatataagtcatcatgtggccttttctAGTTACTATGGTGAtaacaacacattttaaagtgaaaagcagatttttatagttccagtaagttaataatataaacggcaatgaaccgtaaaatatacaggcatcaaaattacatcccataaagcctgaaacatgatCATCaaatttttatggtaaatttCTGGCATCAACAGCTGCCAGTGTTTTACCATTAATTTAAcagaagtttattattattattattttatttattttttttatttttttttaacagttattTTGTATCTGAAGTGTATTGAGAACCCTATTTTTCATGCTGAGCTTTGAAAAGTTTTTACAGGAATATTAAAAAGATAAGCTTAATCGAAagcaaatgtggcataatgttgattaccacaaaaataatttaaatcacAATTACTGTAAGACATTTGCAATGttagtgaatgggggccaatccgttaacattaaaattggacataacttcATACAGATATATTCACACTAAAATTACACACATATGGCTTTAGCACAGtagaatcatgttaacatgatataATGGTTACATCTTgatgctatacttttgaaacaatgtgtatctTAGCATTTAAGAACTGGCCCTATTAACTCTCATTGTACGTGCCTTACTATAAACCCTCCTTTTTTAATAAGCAAGGGACGAGTcccttttgtggtaatcaacattatgccacagataatattgattgagcttaaaacatttaatttatattgaacccagactGTCCTTTGAAGCTTTTAGAATCTAGGAGATTTGTGCTGGTAAGTGTGTTATACTCACGCTTTTAGTATTTTGAGCCTCTCTCCCTTCTTGAAGCCCAAATCTGCCTTTTTCAAAGGCTCATAAGAAAACAGGGCGACAACAATTTGCTCCTGAGCCATGCAAGCTGCATTTACATATTCACATCACAACACAAACAGGTTGGCGACCATTAAAAGGAGGCAAGGCAAATGAAAAGTGAAGTATTTTTGAATGcatatttgtgtgtttatgtgtaacATGATACCATCCACATTTTGTAGAATCTGTCCAGGAAGCAGGGATGCAGATCTCTAGAGATATAGTATTAAAAACATCACATGCAAATTTGGACTTTATGTACTTTTCATACAGCATCAAATTATTTGaatacacattttattatttgaataatgtagcagcaaatCATCTGCATCTCGACTAGCATCATCTGTTGATTTAGTTGTTGCAAATGTTCTCTCACCTCTGTCATTGACGGGTCGCTGCTGTAGCGGTTGGTTTTAGGTGTCTGTGTATTCTTTTTCTCCAAGGCTTTACCATTATTTGCCCTAGAACCCGCACAACCCATCCCACCTGGGAAAAAAACAGTCCTTTAGTAGGCTCCGTGAAAAATCACATGTATAGGGGAGAATGGGGTTAGTGTCaaaactttttactccagtgaatatttctcatggTGTTTATTCATGAAAGTCTACTTCTGTCTTGtctacaacaacaacatcaacaacaacaacaagctaTTAATTATTTTCACTGTTAATGCCCaggacaaaaaaaagaaaaatgtttgaaCACTCATTGACCTAGCAGGGTATGCTGTCACATTACATGGGGTAATTTGtgatggccatgaagttttggtattttcgtgcaagcatgaacaagtctaggcgcaagtaggtttggtgaaattgcacgtgcaaagcgctaatgggctgggttaagtgcaatttaattctgaggtacTTCTCCGGCTATATACCATCTAAATCCTATTATATTGTCCATTCACTGTCAAgcaacagcaatataaacaaagacagcacaaaaagccggtagtgtaaatgggctgtatgcaatgaattagaagaatagaaatatggacttgcgtTATTTTGTGCATCAACTGCAtccttgaatgtcaggcatatttttatgacagtgacacgctccttttatacacatggaagaCGTGTTTTCTTCAGGATTTGGACGTACAGTTCGGCTCTGTTAAATTagaatcattttcatctactgacacacaaatcatggctagtattaacagtgattgtatcggcatgcacttcacttctacctgtcgattttgaaaaatttaattcatttttcaaaacttgaaaaaatgtcaccaaaaatatttctaaattcaatgtaaaaataaaaagaaacgaaaatataataaaaataacgaagtgatctaaaaaatcataccaaatccaaacattttaccctctccaacttcttccatctgccccttttgcagtgatataaagtcactctacgacaacaggtggaaaaataccaatacaaataagattgtaaatacaattgtaaatataacatcaaaataattgaaaaataaatcatgacctCCAGAAAGTTTAACgaaaatctcatacatttttgtttcataaaacaaatcaaatcaaatcaaatcacttttattgtcacacagccatatgcacaagtgcaactggtgtgtgaaattcttgggtgcagttccgatcaacatagcagtcgtgacagtgatgagacatataccaatttacaataaacatcaaattaacacaacacaatttaaagtctaatataaacataattacacacaacaatatacaaataataacatacactgtacagtatacaatacacacaatatagatacacattattcaataaaaaaaagtatatatagtagtatatatagaatgtacagtaggttgtattgtactgtattgacattcaggctgtcggctgatagtaagttgttaagagagaacataatataataataatataatttatgacagtgagatgtaagagtaagggtaataaagtgcagtgctgatgtattttgatcgtgggagatcaagagttcaaaagtctgattgcttgggggaagaagctatcatggagtcggctggtgcgggtcctgatgctgcgataccgcctgcctgatggtagcagtgagagcagcccatggctcgggtggctggagtctctgatgatcctccgagcttttttcacacaccgccttgtatatatttcctggagggagggaagctcacctccgatgatgtgtctggcagttcgcaccaccctttggaGTGcttttgcggttgtgggctgtgctattgctgtaccaggcggagatgcagccagtcaggatgctctctacagtgcaggtgtagaaccgtgtgaggatgtggcagttcattccaaacttcctcagctgtctcaggaagaagaggcgctgatgagccttcttcacaacgacttcagtgtggatggaccatgtgagttcctcagtgatgtggacacccaggaacttgaagctgctgacactctccactggtgctccattgatggtgatgggactgtgttctctgtcttttcttctgaagtccaccacaagctcctttgtcttactgacattgagggagaggttgtgctcctgacaccagtgtgtcagagtgtgcacctcctctctgtaggctgtttcatcattgtcagtgatcagacctaccaccgtcgtgtcatcagcaaacttaatgatggcattggagctatgtgttgccacacagtcatgtgtgtacaaggaatacaagagtgggctgagaacacagccctgttgggctccagtgttgagggtcagtgatgaggagatgttgctgcctattctaaccacctggcatctgcttgacaggaagtccaggatccagctgcacagcaagctgtttaagcccagagcccgaagtttgtcatctagcttggagggcactatggtgttgaatgctgagctgtagtctacaaacagcattctcacataagtgttcttttttccaggtgggagagagcattatgtattgtagatgcaatggcatcatcagtggagcggttgttgcggtaagcaaactgcaatgggtctagaaagagaggcagcacagagcagatgtaatttctgattagtctctcaaagcatttgctgatgatgggggttggagcaacaggacgccagtcatttaagcaagttatttttgattgctttggaacagccACAATGGTGGATGTGGg from Myxocyprinus asiaticus isolate MX2 ecotype Aquarium Trade chromosome 1, UBuf_Myxa_2, whole genome shotgun sequence carries:
- the LOC127427255 gene encoding tyrosine-protein kinase Lyn-like, whose product is MGCAGSRANNGKALEKKNTQTPKTNRYSSDPSMTERSASLLPGQILQNVDACMAQEQIVVALFSYEPLKKADLGFKKGERLKILKADGDWWTAKSLSSGREGLIPSNYVGSAGSMDTNEWFFKNISRRDAERQLLAPSNKAGAFLIRESETTPENFSMSVRDTSPDGSDQIKHYKIRRLDNGGFYISPRITFRNLEDLIKHYQKNADGLCRRLDKACVKPQVATSWDQDAWEIRKDALRMIKKLGAGQFGEVWMAYYKNKTKVAVKTLKPGSMTVEAFLQEANLMKTLQHKRLVRLYAVVTKTPPIYIITEYMANGSLLDFLKSLAGRKLQLPKLIDFCAQIAEGMAYLEKKNFIHRDLRAANVLVSESLLCKIADFGLARVIEDNEYSAREGAKFPIKWTAPEAINYGSFTIKSDMWSFGVLIYEIVTYGKVPYAGLSNSEVMVKVRQGYRMQCPENCPQELYDIMKMCWKAKPEERPTFEYTQSVLEDYNTATEGQYQQQ